In Salinisphaera sp. LB1, one genomic interval encodes:
- the hpnA gene encoding hopanoid-associated sugar epimerase has protein sequence MRALVTGATGFVGSAVARAALREGWTVRATRRATSDLSALEGLDLEYAEVDLSDTAALAEAMRDCDAVFHVAADYRLWAANPDELYENNVEGTRRICEAVRMAGVARVVYTSSVATLGIPGDGTPGDEDTPVGLQDMIGHYKRSKYLAEEVAREYAADGLDIVIVNPSAPIGPRDHKPTPTGQMVLEAAAGRMPAFVDTGLNVAHVDDVARGHLLAHAHGRTGRRYVLGGTDMTLAAILALVAEIVDRPPPRVKLPHNLLLPVAHVAEALARITGRPPKVTVDGVKLAKKRMFFSHARATAELGYRARPARDALADAVAWYYAHRYLPLGKRP, from the coding sequence ATGCGCGCCCTGGTAACCGGAGCTACGGGATTCGTCGGCAGTGCGGTCGCACGCGCTGCGCTGCGCGAGGGTTGGACCGTGCGCGCCACGCGCCGTGCGACCAGCGATCTGAGCGCGCTGGAAGGGCTCGACCTGGAATATGCCGAGGTCGATCTGTCGGATACGGCGGCCCTGGCCGAGGCCATGCGCGACTGCGACGCGGTGTTTCACGTCGCCGCGGACTATCGCCTGTGGGCCGCCAATCCGGACGAGCTCTACGAAAACAATGTCGAGGGGACCCGCCGGATCTGCGAGGCGGTGCGTATGGCCGGCGTGGCGCGCGTGGTTTATACCTCGAGCGTGGCGACACTCGGCATCCCCGGCGACGGCACGCCGGGCGATGAAGACACGCCGGTGGGCTTGCAGGACATGATCGGGCACTACAAGCGGTCCAAGTACCTGGCCGAGGAAGTCGCCCGTGAATACGCCGCCGATGGGCTGGATATCGTGATCGTGAATCCGTCGGCACCGATCGGCCCGCGCGATCACAAACCCACGCCGACCGGGCAGATGGTGCTTGAGGCCGCGGCCGGCCGTATGCCGGCGTTCGTGGACACCGGCCTGAACGTAGCCCACGTCGATGACGTGGCGCGCGGACATTTACTGGCGCATGCCCATGGCCGGACCGGCCGGCGCTATGTGCTGGGGGGTACCGACATGACGCTGGCGGCGATTCTGGCGTTGGTGGCCGAGATCGTGGATCGCCCGCCGCCGCGCGTGAAGCTGCCACACAATCTGCTGTTGCCCGTGGCCCACGTCGCCGAAGCACTCGCCCGCATCACCGGCCGGCCGCCGAAGGTGACGGTTGACGGTGTCAAGCTGGCCAAGAAGCGCATGTTCTTTTCCCATGCGCGCGCCACTGCGGAACTCGGCTATCGTGCACGGCCGGCGCGCGACGCGTTGGCCGATGCCGTGGCCTGGTATTACGCGCATCGCTACCTGCCGCTCGGGAAACGGCCGTGA
- a CDS encoding DUF2147 domain-containing protein, with translation MIRRFALATALVVASMTALADAPPPAAIVGFWRTAKGGAVIHLVEEHGSFVARLVWLESDRYPADAPRGMAGQPLLDRHNPDASKRDRPLIGLRLIKGLDYRVRDNDRARWENGQVYDPGRGKWFDCYLWLADHRHLKLHGYVGIPALGRTTTWTRVPDPRVAAD, from the coding sequence GTGATTCGTCGGTTCGCGCTGGCTACGGCGCTGGTGGTGGCGTCGATGACGGCGCTGGCCGACGCGCCGCCGCCGGCGGCTATTGTGGGGTTCTGGCGTACCGCGAAGGGCGGGGCGGTGATCCATCTCGTCGAGGAACATGGCAGTTTCGTGGCGCGCCTCGTCTGGCTTGAAAGTGATCGCTATCCTGCCGACGCCCCCCGGGGTATGGCTGGACAACCTCTTCTGGACCGCCACAATCCGGATGCGTCGAAACGCGATCGGCCGCTGATCGGGCTGCGCCTGATCAAGGGCCTGGATTATCGGGTGCGGGATAACGATCGAGCGCGCTGGGAGAACGGACAGGTCTACGATCCCGGTCGGGGCAAGTGGTTCGACTGCTATCTCTGGCTCGCCGACCACCGCCATCTGAAGCTGCACGGCTACGTCGGAATCCCGGCCCTGGGTCGGACCACCACCTGGACCCGCGTGCCCGATCCCCGCGTCGCCGCGGATTGA
- the aepY gene encoding phosphonopyruvate decarboxylase codes for MTLQANDFIDRAAEYGYDFYAGVPCSFLTPLINTVIDNDRLTYVSAANEGDAVALAAGRALAGKRAVAMMQNSGLGNAVSPLTSLTWVFRLPILLIVTWRGAPGVADAPQHELMGRITTDLLDSMELPWALFPDDAGAVPETLARAEAHMNETGRPYVLVMNEDKVAPAELASQDSPTQSRGAITFRPAPPKTPSVSRRDALAHLVDRTDPARSVIIAATGFTGRELYAIADRPNHFYMVGSMGCAPLLGLGLAMARPDLDVIVVDGDGSALMRLGAMATLAAYGPTNLHHLLLDNGMHESTGGQATVSSGLSFAAIAAAAGYRTTYEGHERTVIDQMLAGSSQGPAFSHLHIAPGIDKAGLPRPSAAPMEVKARLMAHIGVGS; via the coding sequence ATGACGCTCCAGGCCAATGACTTCATCGACCGCGCTGCCGAATACGGCTACGACTTCTATGCCGGCGTACCGTGTTCGTTTCTTACGCCGCTCATCAATACGGTGATCGACAACGACCGGCTGACCTATGTGTCGGCGGCCAACGAGGGCGATGCCGTGGCCCTGGCGGCCGGCCGGGCGCTGGCCGGCAAGCGCGCCGTGGCCATGATGCAGAACTCGGGGCTCGGCAACGCGGTCTCGCCGCTCACCTCGCTGACCTGGGTGTTCCGCCTGCCGATTCTGCTGATCGTGACCTGGCGCGGCGCGCCCGGAGTGGCCGATGCGCCGCAGCACGAGCTGATGGGGCGGATCACGACCGACCTGCTCGATAGCATGGAGCTGCCCTGGGCGTTGTTCCCGGACGATGCCGGCGCCGTGCCCGAAACGCTGGCGCGCGCCGAGGCGCACATGAACGAGACCGGTCGGCCGTACGTACTGGTCATGAACGAGGACAAGGTCGCCCCGGCCGAACTGGCCAGCCAGGATTCGCCGACGCAGAGTCGCGGCGCGATCACCTTCCGGCCCGCGCCGCCGAAGACGCCGAGCGTCTCCCGGCGCGATGCACTGGCCCATCTGGTCGATCGGACGGATCCGGCGCGCAGCGTGATCATTGCCGCCACCGGCTTTACCGGCCGCGAACTGTATGCGATCGCCGATCGCCCCAATCATTTTTACATGGTCGGTTCCATGGGCTGTGCGCCGCTGCTCGGGCTAGGGCTTGCCATGGCACGGCCCGATCTCGACGTGATCGTGGTCGACGGCGATGGTTCGGCGTTGATGCGTCTGGGCGCCATGGCGACCCTGGCGGCCTACGGGCCTACCAACCTGCATCATCTGCTGCTCGATAATGGCATGCACGAGTCCACCGGCGGCCAGGCGACGGTGTCGTCCGGGCTGTCGTTCGCGGCTATCGCCGCCGCAGCCGGCTACCGCACGACTTACGAGGGCCACGAGCGAACCGTGATCGATCAGATGCTGGCCGGCAGCTCGCAGGGCCCGGCGTTTTCGCATCTGCACATCGCGCCGGGCATCGACAAGGCCGGCTTGCCGCGGCCCTCGGCCGCGCCGATGGAGGTCAAGGCGCGGCTGATGGCGCATATCGGCGTCGGCTCGTAA
- the hpnH gene encoding adenosyl-hopene transferase HpnH, which translates to MAVPLIQQYKVARYIMGQKIARRERYPLVLMLEPLFQCNLACAGCGKIDHPKDILKQRMSVEDALNAVDECGAPMVSIPGGEPLIHKDMPEIIKGIVARKKFVYLCTNALLMKKKMDDYDPSPYFTWSVHLDGLKARHDESVCQEGVFEKAVEAIEMARDRGFRVTINCTLFDGEVPEEVADFFDYVTDLGVEGITVSPGYSYEHAPRQDVFLGRSKAKNLFREIFRHGRERGADWKLNHSSLYLDFLAGNETYQCTPWSNVTYNIFGWQKPCYLLVDEGYEKTFKDLMENTEWENYGVGRNPKCDNCMAHCGYEGTAVEDTFAHPLKAFKSMARGPRLSGDFAEELPILYGDRAQATATKIPISQIGRRESTPKEKELG; encoded by the coding sequence ATGGCAGTACCGTTGATTCAACAGTACAAGGTCGCGCGCTACATCATGGGGCAGAAGATCGCCCGACGTGAACGCTACCCGCTGGTGCTGATGCTGGAGCCCCTGTTCCAGTGCAACCTCGCTTGCGCCGGCTGCGGCAAGATCGACCACCCGAAGGATATCCTCAAGCAGCGCATGAGCGTCGAGGATGCCTTGAACGCGGTCGACGAATGCGGCGCGCCCATGGTTTCGATCCCGGGCGGTGAGCCGTTGATCCACAAGGATATGCCCGAGATCATCAAGGGCATCGTGGCGCGCAAGAAATTCGTCTATCTGTGCACCAACGCGCTCCTGATGAAGAAGAAGATGGACGACTACGATCCGTCGCCCTACTTCACCTGGTCGGTGCATCTGGATGGTCTCAAGGCGCGCCACGACGAGTCCGTGTGCCAGGAAGGCGTGTTCGAAAAGGCCGTGGAGGCCATCGAAATGGCGCGGGATCGCGGTTTCCGCGTCACGATCAACTGCACGCTGTTCGACGGTGAAGTGCCGGAAGAGGTCGCCGACTTCTTCGACTATGTCACCGATCTCGGCGTGGAAGGCATTACCGTCTCGCCGGGCTATTCCTACGAGCACGCGCCGCGTCAGGACGTGTTCCTCGGCCGCTCCAAGGCCAAGAACCTGTTCCGCGAGATCTTCCGCCACGGCCGTGAACGCGGCGCCGACTGGAAACTCAACCATTCGTCGTTGTACCTGGACTTCCTGGCCGGCAACGAGACCTATCAGTGCACGCCCTGGTCGAACGTAACCTACAACATCTTCGGTTGGCAGAAACCCTGTTACCTGCTGGTCGACGAAGGTTACGAGAAGACCTTCAAGGACCTGATGGAAAACACCGAATGGGAGAATTACGGGGTCGGCCGCAATCCCAAGTGCGACAACTGCATGGCGCACTGCGGCTATGAAGGCACGGCGGTCGAGGACACGTTCGCGCATCCGCTGAAGGCGTTCAAGAGCATGGCCCGCGGTCCGCGCCTGTCGGGCGACTTCGCCGAGGAGCTACCGATTCTGTATGGCGACCGCGCGCAGGCCACGGCGACCAAGATCCCGATCTCGCAGATCGGCCGCCGCGAGTCGACGCCGAAGGAAAAGGAACTCGGCTAG
- a CDS encoding glycosyltransferase has product MLLTLLALISLIVWLGLLAQPWLPWLLRERFAARASDADTADLSDVTVLIPARDEAESLERTLAALARQGAGLSVIVVDDNSSDGTAEIARAAAIERLTVIQGRALPDGWTGKLWALEQARQQVSTPRVVLLDADIWIAPGTIAGLKAKAIAEDRQMVSLMAHLRMTRIVERLLIPAFIYFFKLLYPFALSNRGSRHVAAAAGGCVLIDAAVLERIGGFGALADAVIDDCTLARCVRRAGGRTWVGVTHAATSLRGYDDFAGIHAMVARSAYSQLRYSPWLLAGCTLAMALMFWAPPVALVFGDASARGLAIAAWFAMAVSYLPTLIYYRLSWLWAFAMPLIGTIYLAMTWSSALRYWQGVRTAWRGRAYHRS; this is encoded by the coding sequence ATGCTGCTGACCCTTCTTGCCCTGATTTCCCTGATCGTCTGGCTCGGCCTGCTGGCCCAGCCCTGGCTGCCCTGGTTGCTGCGCGAGCGCTTCGCGGCGCGGGCAAGCGACGCCGATACGGCCGATCTGTCGGACGTGACGGTGCTGATCCCGGCGCGCGACGAAGCCGAATCGCTGGAACGAACGTTGGCGGCGCTCGCCCGTCAGGGCGCCGGACTTTCGGTGATCGTGGTCGATGACAATTCCAGCGACGGCACGGCCGAGATCGCACGGGCCGCGGCGATTGAGCGGCTGACCGTCATCCAGGGGCGAGCGTTGCCCGATGGCTGGACCGGCAAACTCTGGGCGCTGGAGCAGGCGCGCCAGCAGGTGAGCACGCCGCGTGTCGTATTACTGGATGCTGATATCTGGATTGCGCCGGGCACGATCGCCGGGCTCAAGGCGAAGGCGATCGCCGAGGATCGCCAGATGGTGTCGTTGATGGCGCATCTGCGCATGACCCGCATCGTCGAGCGGTTGCTGATCCCGGCGTTCATTTACTTCTTCAAGCTATTGTATCCGTTCGCGCTTTCCAATCGCGGCTCGCGTCATGTGGCGGCAGCCGCCGGTGGCTGCGTATTGATCGACGCCGCGGTACTGGAGCGCATCGGTGGCTTCGGTGCGCTGGCCGATGCCGTGATCGACGACTGTACGCTGGCCCGTTGTGTGCGTCGCGCCGGTGGACGCACATGGGTCGGGGTCACCCATGCCGCCACGAGTCTGCGCGGCTACGACGACTTCGCGGGCATTCATGCGATGGTGGCGCGTTCGGCCTATAGCCAATTGCGCTATTCGCCTTGGCTTCTGGCCGGCTGCACGCTGGCCATGGCGTTGATGTTCTGGGCCCCGCCCGTTGCGCTCGTTTTCGGTGATGCGAGCGCACGCGGGCTGGCGATCGCGGCCTGGTTCGCGATGGCAGTGAGCTATCTCCCGACGCTGATCTATTACCGCTTGTCTTGGCTTTGGGCATTCGCCATGCCGTTGATCGGCACCATTTATCTGGCGATGACCTGGTCATCGGCGCTGCGCTACTGGCAAGGCGTGCGCACCGCCTGGCGCGGTCGTGCCTATCATCGCTCGTGA